The uncultured Trichococcus sp. DNA segment ACCCGGTCCCGAAGGCTACTACCGTGGAAGCGATGACCGAATCAGGGATGCCGATCCGGGCAGCACCGATTTCTACCGTACTTACCAATACAGAGGCACTTGCAATCACAAAGCCTGCACTGACGAGCAACTTAATCAATTTGATCAGAATCGGCATGCCTTTTTCCTTGTCTTCTTCTACGATAGCCTCATCTTCAGATAAATTCCCTTCCCGCACCGTCCAATAGAAGTAAACGGGAGTCAGCATCAGGAAGACTATGCCAAGCCACTGCGGTATCTTGCCTTGGCCATCCGCATGAAAAATCGGCAGTGAGGAGAGGATCAACAAAAGCGTGAGCCCCGACAAGACGGTGTGCTTGTATGCGGTTTTCCGGCTGACGGGTATGCTTCCGTAAAGCGCGCCGATCCCCAGAATGAAGCTGGTGTTCACGAATGTCGATCCAACGACATTCCCCAAAGCGAGAATTCCGTGGCCCTTCAAGGAGGAGGAAATCGATACCGCCAATTCCGGCAGCGAAGTTCCCAAAGAAACAATCGTGGCGCCGATCACCAACTCGGACATCCCCCACTCCAAAGACAGCGAAATAGCTTCATCGACCAAAATATCCGTCGCCTTGGACAATACCCAGATGCAGAGGACAAGCACTGCCGCCAGCACATATCCGTTCATCTGTTCCAATAGCAGTTGCATAGTCCTCCACTCCCTTTCGATAAAATCCGCCTTCTCACCAGTTGTATCAGAACGATAGTTGCTGATAATCCGTTGGTATTTCAAAAGCATCATCCGGAATGTTGTCGGACAACTCCAGAATCTCCATGACCGATTCAAAACCTTCATCGATCGTCTTGATCTTCTTCAGATCGGAGCCATCAAAATAATAGAAAATCTGCGTTCCGCTCTCTGTACGATATTCCTCGTACACCAACCCGTCTTCCTTACCGCTGCCGATATATTCAATGCCATCCACTTCAACCGGCTCGCTTGATTCCGGTATTTCCGGCACTGCAGCCTCGTCTTCCGTCACAGACACGGGCAGAACCATCACCGTTTTGCTGATATGATCGATCATATAGGTGTTGCCTTCCATCATCAAGATGGTTGTGTCCATTTCGGCTGATGTGGAGTGGATCGATGTCTTTTCACCTGAAATGGCCATCGCCGTTTCGGATTCCATCACTTCACCATCCAGCGTCGTTGTAGAGCGGAAAGCCATATAGTAAGTGCCGCTTTCCATGATATCGATATAGCCTTTTGATAGTTTACCGAGACGGTCGCCGATTTCAGTGGATTGAACCAAGGCTGCTTCCGTTTCGCTGCTTGCTGTATCGGCTGCCGAACTGCTCTGCGCTGTCGCTTTAGAGGAACTTTCTTCTTCAGCTGTTTCCTGCGTTTGGTTGCAACTTGCCAGAAAAAGGCTGATCAGCAAGACTGTCCAATATTTTTTTCTATCTTTTAGCATCCTAA contains these protein-coding regions:
- a CDS encoding sodium:calcium antiporter — translated: MQLLLEQMNGYVLAAVLVLCIWVLSKATDILVDEAISLSLEWGMSELVIGATIVSLGTSLPELAVSISSSLKGHGILALGNVVGSTFVNTSFILGIGALYGSIPVSRKTAYKHTVLSGLTLLLILSSLPIFHADGQGKIPQWLGIVFLMLTPVYFYWTVREGNLSEDEAIVEEDKEKGMPILIKLIKLLVSAGFVIASASVLVSTVEIGAARIGIPDSVIASTVVAFGTGLPEISTTIVSVKKGYGALAIGNIMGSNLLNTLLVLGVALGMSPGGMIVSPDFYRIHFPALAILLAVLGYFSYNNKRDVISRKEGRILIVFYLLYLIGNYFL